The following are from one region of the Indicator indicator isolate 239-I01 chromosome 14, UM_Iind_1.1, whole genome shotgun sequence genome:
- the ETFBKMT gene encoding electron transfer flavoprotein beta subunit lysine methyltransferase yields the protein MAFRSWKWLLLLGRQNTFAKAWRSRRGGPALRWKRCCHWGTGKSLDPEVRAFLEENTEVTSSGHLTPEIRLRLLTPRCRFWREKPDLWPYGDPFWAIYWPGGQALSRYILDNPCVVKGRSVLDLGSGCGATAIAAVMSGASQVLANDIDPIAGMAMILNCELNRLTPFPITIKNIINSEAGNWDLIVLGDMFYDEELADGLHHWLRKSIRIQQTEVLIGDPGRHQFLNHSIRSQLHKVIEYSLPEYTRQENNGLTSSIVWSYQPSESC from the exons ATGGCCTTCCGCAGCTGGAAATGGCTCCTTCTCTTGGGCAGGCAGAACACCTTTGCCAAGgcttggaggagcaggaggggaggcCCTGCTCTACGCTGGAAGCGCTGCTGCCATTGGGGCACTGGCAAGTCTTTGGACCCTGAGGTGAGAGCATTTTTGGAGGAGAATACAGAGGTCACCAGCAGTGGGCACCTCACGCCAGAGATACGACTGCGCCTCCTCACCCCTCGCTGCAGGTTCTGGAGGGAAAAACCTGACCTGTGGCCTTATGGGGATCCATTCTGGGCAATTTACTGGCCAGGAGGCCAAGCCCTCTCCAG gtaTATTTTAGATAATCCATGTGTTGTTAAAGGACGATCAGTTCTGGATCTTGGAAGTGGATGTGGAGCTACAGCAATAGCTGCTGTGATGAGTGGTGCATCACAAGTCCTTGCTAATGACATTGACCCTA TTGCAGGAATGGCAATGATCTTGAATTGTGAACTGAACCGCCTGACTCCCTTCCCCATCACCATTAAGAACATCATTAATTCAGAGGCTGGCAACTGGGACCTCATTGTTCTAGGAGATATGTTTTATGATGAAGAACTTGCTGATGGTCTGCATCACTGGCTGAGGAAAAGCATCAGGATACAGCAAACTGAAGTGCTGATTGGTGACCCTGGCAGACATCAGTTTTTAAACCACAGCATTCGCAGCCAATTGCACAAAGTTATAGAATATTCCCTTCCCGAGTACACTAGACAAGAAAACAATGGATTAACATCAAGTATTGTCTGGAGTTACCAGCCCTCAGAAAGCTGTTGA